The window CCGCTGCAGACCGGACATCAGGACGTGCGCCACACCGACGACAGTGATGAACACCCAGTTGAAGGTCGTCCAGTAGGCGCCGTCGTTGACCTTGAGGATCACGGTGAGGATGAGCAGGATGGTGATCGCCTCGAGGAACAGCGTGCCGGCCATGACGCCACGGATGCCCTTCATCGGGTCCTTCTCCGGGGCGTGGCCGGGGCCGAGGGGGCTGACCTCGGGCTGGTCTGCGGGGGTACGACTCATGCGGGGTCCTTTCCGAACAGTGTGCGTGCCTCGCCCGCGGTGACCACGGAACCGGTGACGACGACTCCGGCACCCGACTGGATGTCCGCGTCCTCGGCCAGCTCCACGGCCAGCGCGTAGGCCCCGGCGAGGTCGTCGTCGACGTGGACGCGCTCCTCACCGAAGATCTCACGGGCGTGCTCCGCCAGATCGTACGCGTCGAGGGCACGGGGGCTGGAGTTCTGCGTGATGACCACCTCGGAGAGGTAGGGCTCCAGGGCCACCAGGATACCGCGGGCGTCCTTGTCGTCGAGGACGCCGACGACGCCGATGAGGCGGTTGAACTCGAAGTCACGGTCCAGGGCGGCACCGAGGGCAGCGGCGCCGTGCGGGTTGTGGGCGGCGTCGATGAAGGTGGTCGGCGAGGTGCGGACGCGCTCAAGGCGGCCCGGGGACTGCACCTGCGCGAAACCGTTGCGCACCGTCGCGATGTCGAGCGGACGGCCGGCGCCGGCCCCGAAGAAGGCCTCCACCGCAGCGAGCGCCACGGCGGCGTTGCGGGCCTGGTGCTCGCCGGAGAGCGGCAGGAAGATGTCCTCGTACTCGCCGCCCAGGCCACGCAGGGTCAGCTGCTGCCCGCCGACGGCCACGGCGGCGGAGACGACACCGAACTCGGCTCCGGCGCGGGCGACGGCGGCGTCCACCTCGACGGCGCGCTGCAGGATGACCTGCATGGCGGCGGGGTCCTGCTCGGCGACGATCGCGACGTTGTCCGGCGGGCTGAGCAGGTCGTCGGTGTCCCAGCGGGACTTGATGATGCCGGCCTTCTCCGCGGCGATCTCCTCGATGGTGTCGCCGAGGTAGTCGGTGTGGTCCATGCCGACGGGCATGATGACGGCCACGTCCGACTGGATGACGTTCGTGGCGTCCCACGTGCCGCCCATGCCGACCTCGACGACGGCGACCTCGACGGGGGCGTCCGCGAAGGCGGCGTACGCGAGGGCGGTGAGCACCTCGAACTTGGACATGCGGATGCCGGTCTTCTCGTCGACAAGCTCGACGTAGGGCTGGATCTCGCGCCACAGGCGGACGTAGTCGCGCGGGTGGATCGGGAGGCCGTCGATGCCGATGCGTTCGGTGACCAGCTGCAGGTGCGGGCTGGTCGTGCGGCCGGTGCGGCGGTGGAAGGCGCGGAGCAGCGACTCGATCATCCGCACCGTCGACGTCTTGCCGTTGGTGCCGGACACGTGGATCGCCGGGAAGGAGTTCTGCGGGGAGCCCAGCAGGTCCATGAGCATCTCGATCCGCTCGAGCGAGGGGTCGATCTTGGTCTCGGGCCAGCGGGTGTCCAGCTCCGCCTCGACGGCGGCGAGTTCCGCGAGGTCCTCCGGGGTGATCTCCACCGGCTGCGGCTTCTCGACGTCGCCGAGCTCGATGTTCAGCTTCAGGCCCTGGTCGGTGATCTCGACGGCGTCGTTGACGTCGGCGAGGTCCTCCAGGTCCTCGAGGTCCTCGTCGTCGGCGGCGTTGTTGAGGATGTCCTCGATCTCGTCGTGCCGGTCGTCGGCGGTCACTTGAGGGCCTCCAGACGGGCGGTGATGCGCTCGACCTCCTCCTGGGCGACCTGCTGACGGGTGCGGATCTTGTTGACGACCGCCTCCGGCGCCTTCGCCAGGAACGCCTCGTTGCCGAGCTTCTTGGCGGTGCCCTCGAGCTCCTTGTGGGCGGCGGCGAGGTCCTTCTCGAGTCGCTTGCGCTCCGCCTCGACGTCGACGGTGCCGGAGGTGTCCAGCGCCACGGAGATGGTGGCCTGGGAGAGGCGCAGCTCGATGGAGGCGGACTCCTCGAAGCCCTCCTCCGGGGCGGTGACCCGGGCCAGGGCGCGGACCAGGTCCTCCTGGTTCTGCAGGTCGGCGGCGGCGAAGTCGATGGCGGCCGGGACCGGCTGGGAGGGCTTGACGCCCTGGTCGGAACGGAAGCGGCGGATCTCGGTGACGAGCTTCTCGGCGTCGGCGATGCGGCGGACGGCGACCTCGTCGGTGGCGGCACCGTCGTTGGTGTCCGCGGCGGTGGGCCACGGGGCGGTGACGATGGTCTCCTTCTCCGTCAGGGCCTTCCACAGCACCTCGGTGACGAAGGGCATCGCCGGGTGCAGCAGGCGCAGGACGACGTCGAGGACGCGGCCGAGGACCAGCTGGGTGTTGGCGCCCTGGCGGGTCTCGCCGTCGCGCGGGATCTGGGTCTTGGCGA of the Corynebacterium humireducens NBRC 106098 = DSM 45392 genome contains:
- a CDS encoding DUF4233 domain-containing protein; this encodes MSRTPADQPEVSPLGPGHAPEKDPMKGIRGVMAGTLFLEAITILLILTVILKVNDGAYWTTFNWVFITVVGVAHVLMSGLQRFSWALPVNLALQVILLVGGFFVHYSAVMVAIIFIIVWWYLLHLRSTLIERMKRGWLTTQHL
- the folC gene encoding bifunctional tetrahydrofolate synthase/dihydrofolate synthase; the protein is MTDQGLKLNIELGDVEKPQPVEITPEDLAELAAVEAELDTRWPETKIDPSLERIEMLMDLLGSPQNSFPAIHVSGTNGKTSTVRMIESLLRAFHRRTGRTTSPHLQLVTERIGIDGLPIHPRDYVRLWREIQPYVELVDEKTGIRMSKFEVLTALAYAAFADAPVEVAVVEVGMGGTWDATNVIQSDVAVIMPVGMDHTDYLGDTIEEIAAEKAGIIKSRWDTDDLLSPPDNVAIVAEQDPAAMQVILQRAVEVDAAVARAGAEFGVVSAAVAVGGQQLTLRGLGGEYEDIFLPLSGEHQARNAAVALAAVEAFFGAGAGRPLDIATVRNGFAQVQSPGRLERVRTSPTTFIDAAHNPHGAAALGAALDRDFEFNRLIGVVGVLDDKDARGILVALEPYLSEVVITQNSSPRALDAYDLAEHAREIFGEERVHVDDDLAGAYALAVELAEDADIQSGAGVVVTGSVVTAGEARTLFGKDPA